Part of the Tribolium castaneum strain GA2 chromosome 4, icTriCast1.1, whole genome shotgun sequence genome is shown below.
TCAGCGTGGAtcagaataaaataaacggcATTGCAAATATGCCGACGCCAAAATCAGTCAAGGAGGTTCAACGATTTTTAGGAATGTGCAACTACTACCGCaaatttattaagaatttCTCAGCCATTGCTCGCCCACTACATgaagtaacaaaaagaaaactgaaattcgAATGGAGTAAGGAACAGGAACAGGCGTTCAACATGCTAAAGGAGAAAATGACGACAACACCAGTTCTTCGAAGATTTGACCCGAACAAGGATTGCGAATTAAGAGTGGACGCCAGTCTGCAGGGGCTCGGAGCAGTTTTATTACAGGTGGGAGAAGACCAACAAAGCCACCCTATCGCTTTCGTTAGCCGCAGCCTAACAAAGAACGAGAGGAACTTGGGAATTACAGAATTAGAATGTTTGGGGTGCGTGTGGGCTCTATCATACCTAAGACATTTAGTACACGGTAGACACGTAAAAATTGTCACAGATCATAGCGCAATTCGCTGGTTAAAATCAATCAAAGATCCAACTGGAAAACTAGCAAGATGGGCCATAAAATTATCAGAATTTCAGTACACCGTGGTTCATCGAAGCGGGTCAAAACACAAGGATGCTGATTGCTTGTCAAGGAATCCGGTAGCCGAAGGGAACGAAGCCGATGAGGTCGATTGCGAAGAAATCCCAACTTACCTCGTGGAACCAGACGAGTTGAGACAACTTCAGCTAGAGGACGATGAACTAAAGGAATTAATAACCGCAGTGGAAAACGACAATGACACAAATATCCCAATAGGGACAAGAAGaagggcaaaaaatttttctcttaTAGATGGGGTGCTATATAAGAAAAACACTCGCGAAGTCGGAAGAGATCACCTACTCGCAATTCCAAAATCTTTAATAGGGGAAATCTTATATAACCACCACAGTGATCCACTAAGCGGACATTTAGGGACAACTAAAACGTTGGAAAAAATTCGAGAAAGGTACTTCTGGACTGGACAACAAAAAGATGTGGAAAAATTTGTTAGGGGATGTCCGGATTGCCAGTCTCGAAAAGGTGAAGATTTCAAAAAAGGAGCAGGATTGCTACAACCAATTCCTGTGGGGACAATTTGGTCAATGCTTTCGGTAGATCTCTTAGGACCATTTCCCAAATCGCAGTCAGGAAATACAATGGTAATTGTCTGCACAGAATATGTTTCCAGATATGCAATTGCAGGAGCCATCAAGGACGGTTCAGCAAAGAGCGTCTCAAGATTCATATTCGAAAATGTAATTACCATTTATGGAGCACCGCGTTGTTTTTTGAGTGACAGGGGAACAGTGTTTCGGAGCCAAATGGTAACcgaattattgaaattaatgGGCGTGGCGAAGGACTTATACACAACAGCGTACAGACCACAAACAAACGGACTCGtcgaaaaatacaacaaaacatTAGCGGGTATGTTAGCCATTTTTACCGGGACTGACCAGCGAGATTGGGACGAATACGTAAAACCCACAACGTTCGGGTACAATACAAGCGTGCAGGCAACTACGGGGTACCCACCCTATTTAGTATTGTTCGGAAGACTTCCCACATTGCCGACGGAGGCAAATTTATTGGCAATGCAAGTGGAGAACAAGGACATCATTGAAATTCGGGAAAAACTGCTCGCAATTCAAGCGCAAGCGGCGGCAAATATCACCAAACGGCAAGGATACGACAAGGACCGGTACGACTCCTTTCATCGACATGTAGACTTTTCAGTGGGAGAACAAGTAAAGATGTTCGTACCAAGGCgaaaaataggaaaaagtCCCAAATTGATGTGCCGATGGTTTGGGCCGTACACAGTGGTGAAAAAAGTAAGTGATGTCAACTACGAATTGGAGCTTGGTACGAAAAAGAAGCCAAAACGCGAAGTTGTTCACGTCAGTCGGATTTTGAAATATCACGACCCATGGACTTCTCCGACTCAGGGCccgtgaaaaaaaaaatctgtgtaATTAATAGTGTGTAAGATAGGTTAAGAAACTAATTAAGGGATAAGGgtagttttaggaaaataatgaaataaaaattaaaatgtatcttcttgcagattttttattcttcccATGACCATGTCTCTAGCAGAGGAAGTCGAAATCAGTACAGGGGTGTACTGGAAAAAGTTACCAGGGACAATTAATTATGAAGCCACCATTCCCCTTACTTATTCGACGAGCTGGAGGTCAAACATGAAGacagaaagtgaaattaaccCGATCAACTATTGTAGCAGAGGAGAAGGAAAAGTCGGATGTAAAATAATCGATGAGATGGGGAGACTTTCGACCATCTATGAGAGGGAACGTTCAATGTTGGGACAAATGGTGGACAGTCAGGTTAAAGCGGGCCACCAAACAAACAGAAGATTTCAAAGGGCGCTGGACTTCATAGCAAGTTCATTCGAATGGTGTTGCGGGTTTGCgacacaacaaaaatttaataagttgGCAATGACAGAAGGCGAATTAGCACAACACGTGGAAGAAATCCAACGAGGATTAAGCGAAACCTTGAAAAACATAGGTAAGGAGTCACACGAATTTGCAGCGTACCAAAAAGAAGCAGCGACCGCTTTTGAAAAGGTGGAGAAAAGGATGCACATAATCGAAAAACTGGCAATGGACATGacaaacaacaacaacattcacATGGAGGAGGACGAAAAATTAATCACAGCGGCGGTCTACAACACctatctaaatttaaaaaggacCTTGAACAACTTAAGGACGATGGAAGAAAACGAAATTGCGACCGCCTGTAAACAACACTTGATACCTCAGACCATCTTACCACCagcaattttgagaaaaaaccTACAGAAATTAGCCCTACACATCCAGCAACACGATCAGGAACTGGCCATTCCTATGAGTAACATCTGGACGTTATACACGCTACCGATAAGTGATTGCACGCTGACTGGAGGAAACATAACCATACAGGCACGAATCccaattagaagaaaaggttACACCTGGACTCTGTATGAGTTAATCAGTGTACCTTTCGCCTGGTACAACCACACTTGCAGGATTCAACATGAGAGCACATATGTCGCAATTTCGAACGGGAAGAAAATAGAGACGAGAACAATCTCCGGTGTGAGCCTGCACCACTGTCGaccttttgaaaataaattgtgtttcCTACCGAGGTTTTCGGCCGATTCGATTCATGGGCCGACGTGCGTAAGAAAATTAATCTCAGGGGGGTCAATCGAAGAATTAGGAAGCCATTGTCCTATGACATGCTACAGATCACAAGCACTGACTATCACAGAGATCGAAGACGAAATATTTATCATGACTCATATTGACGAAAAAGCCAGTATTCGCTGTGACGCACATGAAACCACAATCGGACCTACAAGCGACAAAATTCAACCGGGAGCAAGAAAAATTCACGTGCCCTGTCATTGCACACTTATTTCAAGGGAAGAAGTCttaattgaaaaaagataCCCATGCATAGAGCAGGAAGTGAAGGAAGTATCCGTAGTCCACGTGATACCGGCAATATGGTCCTCGCTTGGTTCACTAGTATTAGGTGAATTTAGGCAGAAGGACCAATTAAGATTTACGAACGTAAGCCAATGTCTCAACTTGAACTGGACTCTCACCGTTCCCCATCTCAATCTGACATCAACAGCAAATCGAGTGGAAGAGATACGAGAACAGCTGAATAATCATAACATCGACCATGAGTTCAGCGCCACATACGCTTTGCACGGTGATACGATTTTACTGATTTGGAACACGGTCCTGTCAGTGTTCGTGGCATACTTGGTGTTAAAAAGGAATCCAGGAGGGATAATAATCGCTCCCACTCCAGGAGTGCACGCTTGGGGTGAGGAGAGCCAATTGGGTCACCAAGTGGTTCTCGTGCTCATGCACATAGCATTATTAACCTTTCTTATTTATGTAttagcaaaaattattaagttgtgCTGCAGGAAAAGAAATTCAAAAGAAGCAAACTCTCGGCAAGGGTCAAAAATTCGAGAAGAAGAAGGTAGCGCGAGTTCGGAGGAAAATGAAGTACTTTCTCCAAGGCCAAGAGTGAACCACAGGGAAAAGAGTCGGTCGGAGGGACGACTCGAACTGGATGAAGCAAGCCTGCTGTCTTTGGCGAGAGGTCAAAAGACCAGAGTGACTTTGGAGCCACTCCCAACTAGGAGTGAAGTAATGATTCACAACGTAAGTGAAAtctaaagagaaaaaaaaaaacaaacacaaaattaagGGAGTCATGGGACATAGAGAAAGACAAACAAAAGGGGGAATAGATTTTATAAGGGTACCTAGCTAGTATTATGgggttacaaaaaaaaaaaggaagaaatttttggaaaaaaaaaaagcGAGAAATAGTTCATGGTCGGACTGTTGATAATAATATCTGGGTCACAGTCACGGCTAAGGATGAAAGAAGATACCTGACAAGGTCGAACTAACTCGACTTAGTTCGGACTTGTCAgcaaaatagtaataatatgtAGTATCTAGGTCAAGAATCATGTAATGTAGTAGAGTCAGTGACTCTGATAGATGTAAATAGGTTAAGGATtgtttgtaattgtttttttttcttctgcCCAACGCCCACGAGAAGAGCCTCACAAACCAAAGACAGAGCGGTCGGACAGGGAGAGCTGAAGGAGAGGCAGGTGGCCGTAGAACCGGGTGGATAGGAGAAAACGTCagtcaaaaactcaaaataacaTGAAGTGGAGGACTTCCTAAACCAAGCTACAAGCTGGAAGTCCCGACTCTGTGACGTATTGCCGTCGTACCCATTGGGAACAAACAAAGGCGTAGAAACAGTTACTGACTGTAACCTGAAAGGGTCGACACCGTAGAGGACGAGCCCCAAGTCATCATCAGGTCGTTCGTGAAGTACGCCCCAAAGAGATGGACCACCCACCACACATGAGGAACCCTGGTTCACCTACGCTGATCTGAAAGCCTTCCTGGTCCATTCTGGGAAGAAAGAAGACCCCTTCCAAAACATCAGGTGGCATAAGGGATGTTTCTTGAGAAGTGAGGATAACGTGGTTGTGGGTTGTTGGCAGAACTTAGAATTGTAACTGTTAGGTTAGAATAGGAAATAAATTGTCGAGACGACAATCTTGAAGGGCCGGGCATATGTCACCAACGGGAAGTTGAGCTTCCTCTTAGGTCGAACACCCTAGCGAGGTTGCAAGCTATTGCTGATATCGGAATTTGCGAATTCCGATGAGCAATAGCTAAGTCAGCCTTCCGGTAGTTCGAACTACGGGGTCGCCGTAGAGAAACGTAGAATTCATTCATTCGTTGATAGTCAGTGGAAAGTGACAAAGGGTGACATATGGTCGGTGCCATGAAGAGCTTTATAGCGACTAGAATGTAAGTAAATCTTTACATCACATTAGTGTTAGTTTGGTAGTTAAATATAGACTCTTATGAAAGAAAACTTCCGTTTTGATTATTGTCCCCTGTCCACCCCGTCACACACGTGacaatataaacaataataataatagtaataataataatagtagtaaataataataataataatacttataataatgaatttctttctaaattaaagcttagtttttctaagcaaaaatgaagcttattttgtgttatctgagctttttctcatttctatgcaagagatcatctgtgatctgtgtttttaggcaagaaattgtctgaaattaataactcattttaaaactggtataaaaacatttactatacaaaagttataatcgttttttaataataataatattaataataataataataataataataatagtaataataataataaaaataatagtaataataataataataataataataaaaataataataatagtagtaataaaagtaagcttagttttctaagcaaaaatgaagcttattttgtgttatatgagcgttttctcatttctatgcaagagatcatctgtgatctgtgtttttaggcaagaaattgtctaaaattaataactcattttaaaactggtataaaaacatttactctacaaaagttataatcggtttttaataataataatattaataataataataataataataataataataataataataataataataatagtaataatcataaaaataatagtaataataataataataaaaataataataatagtagcaataaaagtaagcttagttttctaagcaaaaatgaagcttattttgtgttatatgagcgttttctcatttctatgcaagagatcatctgtgatctgtgtttttaggcaagaaattgtctaaaattaataactcattttaaaactggtataaaaacatttactatacaaaagttataatcggtttttaataataataatattaataataataataata
Proteins encoded:
- the LOC107398934 gene encoding uncharacterized protein LOC107398934, with the translated sequence MVGAMKSFIATRIFFILPMTMSLAEEVEISTGVYWKKLPGTINYEATIPLTYSTSWRSNMKTESEINPINYCSRGEGKVGCKIIDEMGRLSTIYERERSMLGQMVDSQVKAGHQTNRRFQRALDFIASSFEWCCGFATQQKFNKLAMTEGELAQHVEEIQRGLSETLKNIGKESHEFAAYQKEAATAFEKVEKRMHIIEKLAMDMTNNNNIHMEEDEKLITAAVYNTYLNLKRTLNNLRTMEENEIATACKQHLIPQTILPPAILRKNLQKLALHIQQHDQELAIPMSNIWTLYTLPISDCTLTGGNITIQARIPIRRKGYTWTLYELISVPFAWYNHTCRIQHESTYVAISNGKKIETRTISGVSLHHCRPFENKLCFLPRFSADSIHGPTCVRKLISGGSIEELGSHCPMTCYRSQALTITEIEDEIFIMTHIDEKASIRCDAHETTIGPTSDKIQPGARKIHVPCHCTLISREEVLIEKRYPCIEQEVKEVSVVHVIPAIWSSLGSLVLGEFRQKDQLRFTNVSQCLNLNWTLTVPHLNLTSTANRVEEIREQLNNHNIDHEFSATYALHGDTILLIWNTVLSVFVAYLVLKRNPGGIIIAPTPGVHAWGEESQLGHQVVLVLMHIALLTFLIYVLAKIIKLCCRKRNSKEANSRQGSKIREEEGSASSEENEVLSPRPRVNHREKSRSEGRLELDEASLLSLARGQKTRVTLEPLPTRSEVMIHNVSEI